The Vigna unguiculata cultivar IT97K-499-35 chromosome 6, ASM411807v1, whole genome shotgun sequence genome contains a region encoding:
- the LOC114188826 gene encoding disease resistance protein RPM1-like isoform X5: MAETAVSFASQHVLPKFLEAVKMLKDLPKEVADVTDELENFQDFIRDAYKVAEVEKDHNRRERIRKRLIRLREAAFRMEDVIDDYVTCDEKQPEDPRCAALLCEAVEFIKTQIHRLQIAYQIQDVKSLVRAERDGFQNHFPTGSRSDGTRGNENFTWQKLRMDPLFIKKDEVVGFEEDIDTLKKWLTEGREERTVISIVGMAGLGKTTLSKQVFDQVHTDFECHALITVSRSYTVEGLLRDMTNKLCKERREDPPRDVATMDQMSLIEEVRNRLHNKRYVVLFDDVWNETFWDDIELALIDNKNGSRILITTRDQKVVDFCKKCLFFEVHKLQPLSNSKSLELLCKKAFGNGFHGCCPKDYEEVGLDIVRKCGCLPLAIVAIGSLLYRKCKSPSDWGLFSQHLSLELESNSELDCVKKILSLSYDDLPQNLRSCLLYFGLYPEDHEVKCGRLFQQWIAEGFVKHERGRNLEEVAEQHLMELISRSLVLVSSFTPEDKVKACHVHDSIHEMIRGKMKTTGFCHYINDFESSGIFRRLTMATSSYDLSGTSEGSQYVRSILIFTNEVLSEEFTKYLLAKYMRLKVLDFEFAALYDVPENLGCLIHLKYLSFRNTSIRSLPKSIGKLKNLESLDVRTNRVIEVPKEITKLRKLRCLFGYRISTIAVKDSLGKLTSLEKMHELRIDEDGVVIRELGKLNQLRDLRLSNFMGHHSDILCSSVNKMQLLERLDIILQYLSEPIPIDLHITSSLSKLRKLHLVAFLKEFPSWIPRLQNLVKLSLKLSMLNNIPLKSLGNMPNLLILSFDSGSYEGETFHFENGEFQKLKELRFKSLHKLRSIFIDSGALQSLEKLHMFDIPKLKAVPSGIQHLRKLQVLDVFYMPTEFQKRIDPETGEDHWIIKHVPDVLVDLNFKNQQMYDLGKNIFMEVAADFLRFFEGMEVLA, encoded by the exons ATGGCAGAAACTGCAGTGTCTTTTGCGAGTCAACATGTGCTTCCAAAATTTTTGGAAGCTGTAAAGATGCTGAAAGATCTCCCAAAAGAAGTTGCAGATGTTACAGATGAACTAGAAAACTTTCAAGATTTCATCCGTGATGCATATAAAGTGGCTGAAGTTGAAAAAGATCACAATAGGCGcgaaagaataagaaaaaggtTGATAAGGCTGAGAGAAGCAGCTTTTCGTATGGAAGATGTAATAGATGACTATGTGACATGTGACGAAAAACAACCTGAAGATCCTCGATGTGCGGCTTTACTCTGTGAGGCTGTTGAGTTCATCAAAACTCAAATCCACCGCCTTCAAATAGCGTATCAGATTCAGGATGTTAAGTCACTTGTTCGTGCAGAAAGAGATGGCTTCCAAAACCATTTTCCTACAGGATCAAGATCAGACGGCACTAGAGGAAATGAAAATTTCACATGGCAGAAACTTCGAATGGATCCTCTCTTTATTAAGAAAGATGAGGTTGTTGGATTTGAAGAAGATATAGATACACTGAAAAAGTGGTTGACAGAGGGAAGAGAAGAACGCACCGTCATCTCTATTGTAGGAATGGCAGGATTGGGAAAAACTACTCTTTCTAAGCAAGTTTTTGACCAGGTCCATACAGACTTTGAGTGCCATGCGTTGATCACAGTGTCCCGATCCTACACTGTTGAAGGGTTGCTGAGGGATATGACGAACAAGCTTTGCAAAGAAAGAAGGGAGGATCCTCCTCGGGATGTTGCAACAATGGATCAAATGTCGTTGATAGAAGAAGTCAGAAACCGCCTTCACAATAAGAGGTATGTTGTCTTGTTTGATGACGTATGGAATGAAACATTTTGGGATGACATTGAATTGGCTCTAATTGATAACAAAAATGGAAGTAGGATATTAATCACTACCCGGGATCAGAAGGTTGTGGATTTCTGTAAGAAATGCTTATTTTTTGAGGTGCATAAGCTACAACCTTTAAGTAATTCAAAATCATTGGAGTTGTTATGTAAGAAGGCATTTGGGAATGGCTTTCATGGGTGTTGTCCAAAAGATTATGAAGAAGTAGGTCTGGACATTGTTAGGAAGTGTGGATGTTTACCTCTTGCAATTGTAGCTATCGGTAGTCTTTTGTATAGAAAATGTAAAAGTCCATCTGATTGGGGCCTTTTTAGTCAACATCTAAGTTTAGAGTTGGAGAGCAATTCGGAGTTAGactgtgtaaaaaaaattttaagtttgaGTTACGATGATTTGCCACAGAATCTGAGGTCATGTTTGTTGTATTTCGGATTGTATCCTGAAGATCATGAAGTCAAATGTGGTAGATTATTTCAGCAGTGGATAGCTGAAGGGTTTGTGAAACACGAACGTGGAAGAAATTTAGAAGAAGTTGCAGAACAACACTTAATGGAGTTGATTAGTAGAAGCTTGGTACTAGTATCATCATTTACCCCAGAAGACAAAGTGAAAGCATGTCATGTTCATGACTCAATACATGAGATGATCCGTGGAAAAATGAAGACTACGGGATTTTGTCACTATATTAATGATTTTGAGTCAAGTGGTATCTTTCGGCGCTTAACAATGGCAACAAGTTCCTATGATTTAAGTGGGACTAGTGAAGGATCACAGTATGTTCGGTCAATCCTTATTTTCACGAATGAAGTGTTATCTGAAGAGTTCACCAAGTACTTGCTTGCAAAATACATGCGGTTGAAGGTGCTGGATTTTGAATTTGCTGCATTGTATGATGTGCCTGAAAATTTGGGGtgtttaatccacttaaagtatCTAAGCTTCAGGAATACATCCATAAGAAGTCTTCCAAAATCCATTGGTAAGCTGAAGAATTTGGAGAGCTTAGATGTACGAACAAATAGGGTGATTGAGGTACCAAAGGAGATTACCAAACTTAGAAAGCTACGTTGTCTTTTCGGTTACCGAATATCTACCATTGCAGTGAAGGACAGTCTTGGAAAACTGACATCCCTAGAAAAGATGCATGAATTGAGAATAGATGAAGATGGAGTGGTGATTAGAGAGCTTGGAAAGCTAAATCAATTAAGAGATCTGAGGCTTTCTAATTTTATGGGACATCATTCTGATATTCTTTGTTCTTCAGTAAACAAGATGCAACTCTTGGAGCGACTAGATATCATCTTACAATATCTGAGTGAACCAATTCCAATTGACTTGCACATTACGTCATCCTTGTCTAAACTAAGGAAGCTTCACCTTGTTGCCTTTTTAAAAGAGTTCCCAAGTTGGATTCCACGGCTCCAAAATCTTGTGAAATTGTCTTTGAAACTTTCCATGTTAAATAACATTCCATTGAAATCTCTGGGAAATATGCCAAATTTGTTGATCCTCTCTTTCGACTCCGGTTCTTATGAAGGagaaacttttcattttgaaaatggAGAATTTCAGAAACTAAAGGAACTACGGTTCAAATCTTTGCATAAACTGAGGTCCATCTTTATTGATAGCGGGGCACTGCAATCTTTGGAAAAGCTTCATAtgtttgatattccaaaactgAAGGCAGTACCCTCTGGCATTCAGCACTTAAGGAAACTTCAAGTTCTCGACGTCTTTTATATGCCGACTGAATTTCAGAAGAGGATTGACCCTGAAACAGGAGAAGACCATTGGATTATCAAACATGTGCCCGATGTACTTGTTGATTTGAATTTCAAGAATCAGCAAATGTACGATttgggtaaaaatatttttatggaG GTAGCGGCCGACTTTTTACGGTTTTTTGAAGGGATGGAGGTACTTGCATAG
- the LOC114188826 gene encoding disease resistance protein RPM1-like isoform X1 produces MAETAVSFASQHVLPKFLEAVKMLKDLPKEVADVTDELENFQDFIRDAYKVAEVEKDHNRRERIRKRLIRLREAAFRMEDVIDDYVTCDEKQPEDPRCAALLCEAVEFIKTQIHRLQIAYQIQDVKSLVRAERDGFQNHFPTGSRSDGTRGNENFTWQKLRMDPLFIKKDEVVGFEEDIDTLKKWLTEGREERTVISIVGMAGLGKTTLSKQVFDQVHTDFECHALITVSRSYTVEGLLRDMTNKLCKERREDPPRDVATMDQMSLIEEVRNRLHNKRYVVLFDDVWNETFWDDIELALIDNKNGSRILITTRDQKVVDFCKKCLFFEVHKLQPLSNSKSLELLCKKAFGNGFHGCCPKDYEEVGLDIVRKCGCLPLAIVAIGSLLYRKCKSPSDWGLFSQHLSLELESNSELDCVKKILSLSYDDLPQNLRSCLLYFGLYPEDHEVKCGRLFQQWIAEGFVKHERGRNLEEVAEQHLMELISRSLVLVSSFTPEDKVKACHVHDSIHEMIRGKMKTTGFCHYINDFESSGIFRRLTMATSSYDLSGTSEGSQYVRSILIFTNEVLSEEFTKYLLAKYMRLKVLDFEFAALYDVPENLGCLIHLKYLSFRNTSIRSLPKSIGKLKNLESLDVRTNRVIEVPKEITKLRKLRCLFGYRISTIAVKDSLGKLTSLEKMHELRIDEDGVVIRELGKLNQLRDLRLSNFMGHHSDILCSSVNKMQLLERLDIILQYLSEPIPIDLHITSSLSKLRKLHLVAFLKEFPSWIPRLQNLVKLSLKLSMLNNIPLKSLGNMPNLLILSFDSGSYEGETFHFENGEFQKLKELRFKSLHKLRSIFIDSGALQSLEKLHMFDIPKLKAVPSGIQHLRKLQVLDVFYMPTEFQKRIDPETGEDHWIIKHVPDVLVDLNFKNQQMYDLGKNIFMERPTFYGFLKGWRYLHRVPVELVGMIHSRSNYGVDFSYSFTPDRLGVAPAALDWKSYPFNMKSAFLNLFILAF; encoded by the exons ATGGCAGAAACTGCAGTGTCTTTTGCGAGTCAACATGTGCTTCCAAAATTTTTGGAAGCTGTAAAGATGCTGAAAGATCTCCCAAAAGAAGTTGCAGATGTTACAGATGAACTAGAAAACTTTCAAGATTTCATCCGTGATGCATATAAAGTGGCTGAAGTTGAAAAAGATCACAATAGGCGcgaaagaataagaaaaaggtTGATAAGGCTGAGAGAAGCAGCTTTTCGTATGGAAGATGTAATAGATGACTATGTGACATGTGACGAAAAACAACCTGAAGATCCTCGATGTGCGGCTTTACTCTGTGAGGCTGTTGAGTTCATCAAAACTCAAATCCACCGCCTTCAAATAGCGTATCAGATTCAGGATGTTAAGTCACTTGTTCGTGCAGAAAGAGATGGCTTCCAAAACCATTTTCCTACAGGATCAAGATCAGACGGCACTAGAGGAAATGAAAATTTCACATGGCAGAAACTTCGAATGGATCCTCTCTTTATTAAGAAAGATGAGGTTGTTGGATTTGAAGAAGATATAGATACACTGAAAAAGTGGTTGACAGAGGGAAGAGAAGAACGCACCGTCATCTCTATTGTAGGAATGGCAGGATTGGGAAAAACTACTCTTTCTAAGCAAGTTTTTGACCAGGTCCATACAGACTTTGAGTGCCATGCGTTGATCACAGTGTCCCGATCCTACACTGTTGAAGGGTTGCTGAGGGATATGACGAACAAGCTTTGCAAAGAAAGAAGGGAGGATCCTCCTCGGGATGTTGCAACAATGGATCAAATGTCGTTGATAGAAGAAGTCAGAAACCGCCTTCACAATAAGAGGTATGTTGTCTTGTTTGATGACGTATGGAATGAAACATTTTGGGATGACATTGAATTGGCTCTAATTGATAACAAAAATGGAAGTAGGATATTAATCACTACCCGGGATCAGAAGGTTGTGGATTTCTGTAAGAAATGCTTATTTTTTGAGGTGCATAAGCTACAACCTTTAAGTAATTCAAAATCATTGGAGTTGTTATGTAAGAAGGCATTTGGGAATGGCTTTCATGGGTGTTGTCCAAAAGATTATGAAGAAGTAGGTCTGGACATTGTTAGGAAGTGTGGATGTTTACCTCTTGCAATTGTAGCTATCGGTAGTCTTTTGTATAGAAAATGTAAAAGTCCATCTGATTGGGGCCTTTTTAGTCAACATCTAAGTTTAGAGTTGGAGAGCAATTCGGAGTTAGactgtgtaaaaaaaattttaagtttgaGTTACGATGATTTGCCACAGAATCTGAGGTCATGTTTGTTGTATTTCGGATTGTATCCTGAAGATCATGAAGTCAAATGTGGTAGATTATTTCAGCAGTGGATAGCTGAAGGGTTTGTGAAACACGAACGTGGAAGAAATTTAGAAGAAGTTGCAGAACAACACTTAATGGAGTTGATTAGTAGAAGCTTGGTACTAGTATCATCATTTACCCCAGAAGACAAAGTGAAAGCATGTCATGTTCATGACTCAATACATGAGATGATCCGTGGAAAAATGAAGACTACGGGATTTTGTCACTATATTAATGATTTTGAGTCAAGTGGTATCTTTCGGCGCTTAACAATGGCAACAAGTTCCTATGATTTAAGTGGGACTAGTGAAGGATCACAGTATGTTCGGTCAATCCTTATTTTCACGAATGAAGTGTTATCTGAAGAGTTCACCAAGTACTTGCTTGCAAAATACATGCGGTTGAAGGTGCTGGATTTTGAATTTGCTGCATTGTATGATGTGCCTGAAAATTTGGGGtgtttaatccacttaaagtatCTAAGCTTCAGGAATACATCCATAAGAAGTCTTCCAAAATCCATTGGTAAGCTGAAGAATTTGGAGAGCTTAGATGTACGAACAAATAGGGTGATTGAGGTACCAAAGGAGATTACCAAACTTAGAAAGCTACGTTGTCTTTTCGGTTACCGAATATCTACCATTGCAGTGAAGGACAGTCTTGGAAAACTGACATCCCTAGAAAAGATGCATGAATTGAGAATAGATGAAGATGGAGTGGTGATTAGAGAGCTTGGAAAGCTAAATCAATTAAGAGATCTGAGGCTTTCTAATTTTATGGGACATCATTCTGATATTCTTTGTTCTTCAGTAAACAAGATGCAACTCTTGGAGCGACTAGATATCATCTTACAATATCTGAGTGAACCAATTCCAATTGACTTGCACATTACGTCATCCTTGTCTAAACTAAGGAAGCTTCACCTTGTTGCCTTTTTAAAAGAGTTCCCAAGTTGGATTCCACGGCTCCAAAATCTTGTGAAATTGTCTTTGAAACTTTCCATGTTAAATAACATTCCATTGAAATCTCTGGGAAATATGCCAAATTTGTTGATCCTCTCTTTCGACTCCGGTTCTTATGAAGGagaaacttttcattttgaaaatggAGAATTTCAGAAACTAAAGGAACTACGGTTCAAATCTTTGCATAAACTGAGGTCCATCTTTATTGATAGCGGGGCACTGCAATCTTTGGAAAAGCTTCATAtgtttgatattccaaaactgAAGGCAGTACCCTCTGGCATTCAGCACTTAAGGAAACTTCAAGTTCTCGACGTCTTTTATATGCCGACTGAATTTCAGAAGAGGATTGACCCTGAAACAGGAGAAGACCATTGGATTATCAAACATGTGCCCGATGTACTTGTTGATTTGAATTTCAAGAATCAGCAAATGTACGATttgggtaaaaatatttttatggaG CGGCCGACTTTTTACGGTTTTTTGAAGGGATGGAGGTACTTGCATAGAGTGCCAGTGGAGTTGGTGGGGATGATCCATTCCAG ATCAAATTATGGAGTTGatttttcatattcatttaCTCCAGACAGGTTGGGAGTTGCACCGGCGGCATTGGATTGGAAAAGTTATCCTTTTAATATGAAATCggcttttttaaatttattcattctTGCATTCTGA